The Neurospora crassa OR74A linkage group IV, whole genome shotgun sequence genome has a segment encoding these proteins:
- a CDS encoding zinc transporter YKE4: MAVGISRAKCLMMLFALASIAVLQVYARGTHETYGMERKASPSDMSLEELDGLLQDCPVVQALSAEKVIAHAHQSSSATERLFAILFPGSPAVNAILATLYISGPPNFLLALCPTNIDPSSLSVMVAFAVGGLLGDTLFHLLPEIFIGEDSHESAKFVLVEPNRNLLLGLAILVGFMTFVAMDKGLRIATGGEGGHDHSHGHSHGGHSHEHGAATGVDVAKKGDAKNRKGEKNELKKKDVDAQEEDDKKEVNPSAKLGGYLNLIADFTHNITDGLAMSASFYASPTIGATTTVAVFFHEIPHEVGDFALLVQSGFSKRQAMGAQFVTAIGAMLGTLIGIAVQEFGGSSGPSEAAMGMKEGIWGTSLTWGDMLLPFTAGTFLYVGTVAVIPELLETGKDKAKELKKTLVQFAAIAVGAGIMLYISWHD, translated from the exons atggCGGTGGGCATATCGCGGGCCAAGTGCCTGATGATGCTCTTCGCCTTGGCGTCCATTGCTGTTCTCCAGGTTTACGCGCGGGGTACGCACGAGACGTACGGGATGGAAAGGAAAGCGAGTCCTTCGGACATGAgcttggaggagctggatGGGTTGTTGCAG GATTGCCCAGTAGTCCAAGCCCTCTCCGCCGAAAAGGTCATCGCGCACGCGCACCagtcctcctccgccactgAGCGCCTCTTCGCCATCCTCTTCCCCGGCTCCCCCGCCGTCAACGCCATCCTCGCGACCCTGTACATCTCGGGCCCGCCCAACTTTCTGCTGGCGCTGTGCCCCACCAACATCGACCCGTCTTCGCTGTCCGTCATGGTTGCCTTTGCCGTGGGCGGCCTGCTGGGCGATACCCTGTTCCATCTGCTTCCCGAGATCTTCATTGGCGAGGATAGCCACGAGAGCGCAAAGTTTGTGCTAGTAGAACCAAACAGGAACTTGCTGCTGGGCCTTGCAATTCTGGTTGGATTCATGACTTTTGTGGCTATGGATAAGGGCTTGAGGATCGCCACGGGCGGGGAAGGAGGGCATGATCATTCTCATGGACATTCCCATGGTGGTCACTCGCATGAGCACGGCGCGGCGACTGGTGTTGACGTGGCCAAGAAGGGCGATGCGAAGAACAGGAAGGGTGAGAAGAAcgagctgaagaagaaggatgtggACGCtcaagaggaggatgacaaGAAAGAAGTTAACCCCTCTGCGAAGCTGGGCGGCTATTTGAACTTGAT CGCCGACTTCACCCACAATATCACCGACGGCCTCGCCATGTCCGCCTCCTTTTACGCCTCTCCCACTATcggcgccaccaccaccgtggCCGTCTTCTTCCACGAGATTCCCCACGAGGTCGGCGACTTTGCCCTGCTCGTCCAGTCCGGCTTTTCCAAGCGCCAGGCCATGGGCGCCCAGTTCGTCACGGCCATCGGCGCCATGCTCGGCACTCTTATTGGTATCGCCGTGCAGGAATTCGGTGGTAGCAGCGGCCCCAGCGAGGCGGCAATGGGCATGAAGGAGGGTATTTGGGGAACCAGCTTAACCTGGGGCGACATGCTTTTGCCGTTCACGGCAGGTACGTTCCTGTATGTGGGCACGGTGGCGGTCATTCCGGAGTTGTTGGAGACGGGCAAAGATAAGGCCaaggagttgaagaagacACTGGTGCAGTTCGCGGCTATTGCGGTGGGAGCTGGAATTATGCTGTATATCTCGTGGCATGATTGA
- a CDS encoding GPI-anchored cell wall beta-1,3-endoglucanase EglC, whose translation MYQLSQLVALAATLSTAMGAYQGFNYGSSFTNGAAKQQPDFEAEFRTAQGLVGAPAGGFTSARLYTMIQGGTVNAPISAIPAAIATRTSLLLGLWASAGDAAFTNELQALSSAIQQYGTALGRLVAGISVGSEDLYRISPTGIENKENPGAAPLTIAHYIKQVRDIIAHTALDGVPVGHVDTWTAWVNSSNQVVVDASDFLGFDGYPYFQKTQQNDIGHSKSLFDDALSATKAASQGKPVWITETGFPLSGKTMGQAVPSIANAKYYWDQVGCPLFGSTNVWWYTMQDSAPATPNPSFGLIGSTLTTTPLFDLSCNSSKLSQTTSSSISLASGVSITLSQSEISTVSSATTFLAPVSSLASNGTMTVASLPSGTSTAASSGKASSIKGSMGDAIAVVMLAMALFGP comes from the exons ATGTATCAACTCTCGCAACTCGTAGCTTTGGCTGCCACCCTGTCAACGGCCATGGGCGCCTACCAGGGCTTCAACTATGGTTCTTCGTTCACCAATGGCGCTGCCAAGCAACAGCCTGACTTTGAAGCCGAGTTTCGAACAGCCCAAGGTCTCGTCGGTGCTCCTGCTGGAGGCTTCACCAGTGCACGACTATACACAATGATT CAAGGGGGTACAGTGAATGCTCCCATCTCGGCTATCCCAGCTGCAATTGCTACCCGAACATCGCTGCTTCTTGGTCTATGGGCTTCTGCTGGTGATGCTGCATTCACCAACGAGCTTCAAGCCCTCAGCTCTGCCATTCAGCAGTACGGAACTGCCCTTGGCAGATTAGTGGCTGGCATTTCGGTGGGCAGCGAGGATCTGTATCGCATCTCACCTACCGGCATTGAGAATAAGGAGAACCCCGGAGCCGCACCTCTCACGATTGCCCATTATATCAAGCAAGTCCGTGACATTATTGCCCACACAGCTCTCGATGGTGTCCCGGTAGGCCACGTTGATACCTGGACGGCCTGGGTCAACAGCTCCAAccaagtggtggtggatgctTCGGATTTTCTCGGCTTCGATGGCTACCCTTATTTCCAGAAAACGCAGCAGAACGACATCGGCCATAGCAAGTCCCTTTTTGATGACGCTCTGAGCGCCACCAAGGCTGCATCCCAAGGCAAGCCGGTGTGGATTACGGAAACGGGCTTCCCTCTTAGCGGCAAAACCATGGGCCAAGCCGTCCCTAGCATTGCCAATGCCAAATATTACTGGGACCAGGTTGGCTGTCCTCTGTTCGGCAGCACCAATGTTTGGTGGTACACGATGCAAGACTCTGCCCCGGCGACACCAAATCCCAGTTTTGGTCTGATTGGTAGCACATTGACGACGACTCCTCTCTTTGACCTCTCTTGTAACAGTAGCAAGCTGAGCCA AaccacttcttcttcgatcAGTCTCGCTTCTGGAGTTAGCATTACTTTGTCACAATCGGAGATCTCGACGGTGTCAAGCGCCACCACATTTCTCGCCCCCGTTTCCAGTCTTGCTTCAAACGGTACGATGACTGTGGCTAGCTTGCCATCAGGTACTAGCACAGCTGCGAGTAGTGGAAAGGCAAGCTCCATCAAGGGGTCGATGGGGGATGCGATTGCTGTTGTGATGTTGGCGATGGCTCTTTTTGGTCCGTGA